The proteins below come from a single Roseiflexus sp. RS-1 genomic window:
- the tnpA gene encoding IS200/IS605 family transposase, with product MTYWRLHYHLIWSTQDRLPTLTGEREKMFYGVLYRKAAELGVKIHAAGNVEDHVHVVASIPPKLAVAECVRHLKGASAYAINRMPDSDGQFKWQSGYGALSIGEQSLETVMAYAARQKEHHANKTTIDAYEESHDEE from the coding sequence ATGACCTATTGGCGACTCCACTACCACCTTATCTGGTCAACACAAGACCGTCTGCCTACCTTAACGGGGGAGCGCGAGAAAATGTTTTATGGTGTATTGTATCGCAAGGCTGCAGAACTGGGCGTAAAAATCCATGCGGCAGGCAATGTAGAAGACCATGTGCATGTCGTGGCATCCATCCCACCCAAACTAGCAGTAGCGGAATGTGTCCGTCATCTCAAAGGCGCAAGCGCGTATGCTATTAACCGTATGCCGGACAGCGATGGTCAATTCAAATGGCAAAGCGGATATGGCGCATTGAGCATTGGCGAACAGTCGCTGGAAACGGTGATGGCGTATGCTGCACGGCAAAAGGAACATCACGCAAACAAAACGACCATCGACGCTTATGAAGAGAGCCATGACGAAGAATAG
- a CDS encoding type I restriction-modification system subunit M — protein MQLSLGLNETLGTDLWRACDILRRDNNVGGVMQYTEHLAWLLFLKFFDQEEKKRAQEAAFRGETYIPVLPPDLAWDAWAGPEALQKWDSSRGQLVAFVRGRLLPGLASLNGSPLANTIARLFSDESIGDQTVVRNVPVCASDYNLKDVLTIINAIDFERDDHFFTITRFYEDLLARMGQENQIAGEFHTPRPIIRFMVEVIDPQIGETVYDPACGSAGFLAQAHLWMEKNAHTLEDLETLQQRTFYGREKKALAALLGTMNLILHGVTTPNIVRANTLEESVKTGVAERFDIVLTNPPFGGKEGRHIQQNFPVPGNATELLFLQHIIKKLKPTANARAAVVVPEGTLFRSGAFAEVKRMLLDDFHLFAVISLPPGAFAPYSDVKTALLFFRRTEGSHIRNPLARNETWYYELPLPAGLKKFSKGSPILDEHFTEARRLWEQWKRWLDGEGERPFPLAVGVRTAGETASRPYWVETLDDLRARGYDLSARNPYRGERATLPRPAELTVRLLERQRELRAAMERLHALVSNGEEEE, from the coding sequence ATGCAACTCAGTCTTGGACTTAACGAAACGCTCGGCACCGATCTGTGGCGCGCCTGTGACATTTTGCGCCGCGATAACAATGTCGGCGGCGTGATGCAATACACCGAACATCTTGCCTGGTTGCTGTTCCTTAAGTTTTTTGACCAGGAAGAGAAAAAACGCGCCCAGGAAGCTGCCTTTCGCGGTGAGACCTACATTCCAGTACTCCCACCCGATCTCGCCTGGGATGCCTGGGCTGGCCCGGAAGCGCTTCAGAAATGGGATTCAAGTAGAGGGCAACTCGTCGCATTTGTGCGTGGCCGATTGCTGCCGGGACTGGCGAGCCTGAACGGTTCGCCGCTGGCGAACACGATTGCCAGACTGTTTTCCGACGAGAGTATTGGTGATCAGACGGTGGTGCGCAATGTGCCGGTCTGCGCCTCGGATTACAATCTGAAGGATGTGCTGACCATCATCAACGCGATTGACTTCGAGCGCGACGACCATTTCTTTACGATCACCCGCTTTTATGAAGACCTGCTGGCACGGATGGGGCAGGAGAATCAGATTGCTGGCGAGTTTCACACCCCACGCCCGATCATCCGCTTCATGGTCGAGGTGATCGACCCACAGATCGGCGAGACGGTGTATGACCCGGCGTGCGGTTCAGCCGGCTTCTTAGCGCAGGCGCATCTCTGGATGGAAAAAAACGCCCATACATTAGAAGACCTGGAAACGTTGCAGCAGCGCACCTTTTACGGACGGGAGAAGAAAGCGCTGGCCGCCCTGCTGGGGACGATGAATCTCATCCTTCACGGGGTGACGACGCCGAACATCGTTCGCGCCAACACCCTGGAAGAGAGCGTCAAGACTGGCGTCGCCGAACGCTTTGACATCGTGCTGACCAACCCACCCTTTGGCGGCAAGGAGGGCCGGCATATTCAGCAAAACTTTCCTGTCCCTGGCAACGCAACCGAGTTGCTCTTTTTGCAGCATATTATCAAGAAACTGAAACCGACCGCCAACGCCCGCGCTGCGGTGGTCGTTCCCGAAGGCACGCTCTTTCGCAGCGGTGCGTTTGCCGAGGTCAAGCGCATGCTGCTGGACGATTTCCACCTGTTCGCTGTCATCAGCCTGCCGCCGGGAGCGTTTGCACCCTATTCGGATGTAAAGACCGCCCTGCTCTTCTTCCGCCGCACCGAGGGCAGCCATATCCGCAATCCGCTGGCGCGCAACGAGACCTGGTACTATGAACTGCCCCTGCCCGCCGGGCTGAAGAAATTCAGCAAGGGTAGCCCGATCCTGGATGAACACTTCACCGAAGCCCGCCGTCTGTGGGAACAGTGGAAGCGTTGGCTGGACGGTGAGGGGGAACGGCCCTTCCCGCTGGCTGTCGGGGTGCGCACCGCAGGCGAGACGGCCAGCCGACCGTATTGGGTCGAAACCCTTGACGACCTGCGCGCCCGTGGCTACGACCTGAGCGCCCGCAACCCGTATCGGGGCGAACGCGCCACGCTGCCGCGCCCCGCCGAGCTGACCGTCCGCCTGCTCGAACGGCAGCGTGAACTGCGCGCCGCTATGGAACGCCTGCACGCTCTGGTGAGCAATGGGGAGGAGGAAGAATGA
- a CDS encoding restriction endonuclease subunit S produces MMERWELPKGWGWKRLKTLVTVNYGKGLSEKQRKAGNVPVYGANGVVGFHDTSITKGQTIVIGRKGSAGAVNWSEIACWPIDTTFFIDEFPEILYPQFLYQFLRSQQIDRLQQSAAIPGLNRDVLYSVEVPIPYPDDPAHSLAEQRRIVARLELLLGETRAMREDIQAMRRDLAQVMESALAEVFPNPNGEMPKGWGWKSIDDLFELQQGASMSPRRRQGRNPQPFLRTKNILWGEVDTSDVDVMDFTEDEIERLKLRKGDLLICEGGDVGRAAVWEDQLPLVMYQNHIHRLRRKSDDADPKFYVYWMKAAYQLFKIYQGEESRTAIPNLSGRRLKNFLVPTTSLTEQRRIVAYLEHIAEEIRAMDDLLAQDLRDIEVLEQSILAAAFRGEV; encoded by the coding sequence ATGATGGAACGCTGGGAACTACCGAAGGGGTGGGGGTGGAAGAGACTTAAGACCCTGGTAACTGTAAATTATGGCAAGGGCTTATCAGAGAAACAACGAAAAGCCGGAAATGTGCCTGTTTATGGCGCAAACGGTGTTGTGGGCTTCCATGATACATCAATTACAAAAGGTCAAACGATTGTGATTGGTCGCAAAGGTTCTGCTGGAGCAGTGAATTGGAGCGAGATAGCTTGTTGGCCGATTGATACAACATTTTTTATTGATGAATTCCCAGAAATCCTTTACCCCCAATTTCTTTACCAATTTTTGCGAAGTCAACAAATTGACCGCTTACAACAATCTGCCGCAATTCCGGGCTTAAACCGTGATGTTTTGTATAGTGTCGAAGTTCCCATTCCCTACCCCGACGACCCGGCCCACTCGCTCGCCGAACAACGCCGCATCGTCGCACGGCTGGAACTGTTGCTGGGCGAGACCCGCGCTATGCGCGAAGACATCCAGGCCATGCGCCGCGACCTGGCGCAGGTGATGGAATCCGCGCTGGCGGAGGTGTTCCCCAACCCGAATGGAGAGATGCCAAAGGGGTGGGGGTGGAAGTCTATTGATGATTTGTTTGAATTGCAGCAAGGCGCGTCCATGTCTCCGCGCCGCAGGCAAGGGAGAAATCCACAACCTTTTCTTCGTACCAAAAATATCTTATGGGGTGAAGTAGATACAAGCGACGTGGATGTAATGGATTTTACAGAAGATGAAATTGAACGATTGAAGCTCAGAAAAGGCGATTTACTCATTTGCGAGGGCGGAGATGTAGGTAGAGCTGCTGTCTGGGAAGACCAGTTGCCGTTAGTCATGTACCAGAACCACATCCATCGTTTACGCCGTAAAAGCGATGATGCCGATCCTAAATTCTATGTTTACTGGATGAAAGCAGCTTATCAACTATTCAAAATATATCAAGGTGAAGAAAGCCGAACCGCAATTCCAAATCTTTCTGGAAGAAGACTTAAGAATTTTTTAGTTCCAACGACAAGTCTTACCGAACAACGCCGCATCGTCGCCTACCTGGAACACATCGCCGAAGAAATTCGTGCAATGGATGATTTACTGGCGCAGGACCTGCGTGATATAGAGGTGCTAGAACAATCCATCCTGGCAGCGGCGTTTCGAGGGGAGGTGTGA
- a CDS encoding HsdM family class I SAM-dependent methyltransferase has product MAGESIASLLNNVWAAFRRAGITDDLRIIEQTAALLLEQEGVKLDSSLPALSVPQEFDQDNVRQQLEKASQQAGGAGVLFDRYILFRLDNMRPGGQYPTPRHIVRLMTALAETTKKVVADFACGSGGLLIHSQGSSLVGVDISPEWARIARANLQLHEKQGDIREGNALRVAKSDERFERIVMNPPFGEKIASDFGTRSETALINLALNHLATNGRAALLAPGGVLFSNSSAEEKLRQRLVDDVTLEAIITLPEDAFQPYSTLTTHLLLIENKKPVEEGCTWFLHPVYDGYVSGRGRDLTTDPKTPNDLTLVEQAVTAFRQPPAFQEGIPLAVQRLSENGTLLGYLIRPAAGVSLLSVRYLPAQGTEVQEGDASAQGTEVQAGLAATTGLEGDASAQGTEVQDGDASAQGTEVQEGDASAQGTEVQAGLAATTGLEGDASAQGTEVQDGDASAQGTEVRDGDASAQAAEPALFLLEVQQQEKRTFWKFASQASPVPEEVPLEEVEDAEKLVRERLGLKKKDPLSPPNVFQAQSIRWGSAEKQTVGGLMITFATERPQLMGVAIPRATLKARKYTLQPDDYLRPPEIRAELKRPHDTLLGIYQRQQELAQRMNRLTGWLVPQRSPEYSIPGKVDVQTPFGALSDKQYEIWQSIEGFKDGESARPFTAADIAVDGCTEIEKRLTLEMFEAMGLIVPITLKHPESGQLLNLYRLAESNDRWTGEKSNE; this is encoded by the coding sequence ATGGCAGGAGAGTCGATCGCATCGTTGTTGAACAACGTCTGGGCAGCGTTTCGCCGCGCAGGTATCACCGACGACCTGCGAATCATTGAGCAGACTGCCGCCTTGCTGCTCGAACAGGAAGGCGTCAAACTCGACTCATCCCTGCCCGCTCTTTCTGTACCACAGGAGTTCGACCAGGACAATGTCCGCCAGCAGTTGGAGAAAGCCAGCCAGCAGGCTGGCGGCGCAGGCGTCCTATTCGACCGTTATATCTTGTTCCGCCTGGACAACATGCGTCCTGGTGGTCAATACCCTACACCGCGGCACATCGTTCGCCTGATGACGGCGCTGGCTGAGACCACGAAGAAAGTCGTCGCCGATTTTGCCTGTGGTTCAGGCGGCTTGCTCATCCACAGTCAGGGCAGCAGTTTGGTCGGGGTGGACATCTCGCCCGAATGGGCGCGCATCGCCCGCGCCAACCTGCAATTGCATGAGAAACAGGGCGACATCCGCGAGGGTAATGCGCTGCGCGTGGCCAAGAGCGACGAGCGATTTGAGCGGATTGTAATGAATCCGCCCTTTGGGGAAAAAATCGCGAGTGACTTCGGGACACGCAGTGAAACGGCGCTTATCAACCTGGCACTCAATCATCTGGCAACTAACGGACGCGCCGCCCTGCTGGCGCCCGGCGGTGTGCTGTTCAGCAACAGCAGTGCTGAAGAGAAGTTGCGTCAGCGTCTGGTAGACGACGTGACGCTAGAGGCGATCATCACCCTGCCCGAAGACGCATTCCAGCCTTATAGCACACTCACTACCCATCTGCTGCTGATTGAGAACAAAAAGCCTGTGGAGGAAGGATGCACCTGGTTCCTGCATCCGGTCTATGATGGCTACGTCAGCGGGCGCGGGCGTGACCTGACTACCGACCCCAAAACGCCCAACGACCTGACGCTGGTGGAACAAGCCGTCACTGCGTTCCGTCAACCGCCTGCGTTTCAGGAAGGAATACCCCTGGCCGTTCAGCGGCTTAGCGAAAACGGCACCCTGCTGGGGTATCTGATCCGTCCCGCAGCAGGGGTGTCGTTGCTTTCGGTTCGCTACCTGCCTGCTCAGGGGACAGAAGTGCAGGAGGGGGATGCGTCTGCCCAGGGGACAGAAGTGCAGGCTGGTCTAGCTGCTACAACTGGTCTGGAGGGGGATGCGTCTGCCCAGGGAACAGAAGTGCAAGATGGGGATGCGTCTGCTCAGGGGACAGAAGTGCAGGAGGGGGATGCGTCTGCCCAGGGGACAGAAGTGCAGGCTGGTCTAGCTGCTACAACTGGTCTGGAGGGGGATGCGTCTGCCCAGGGAACAGAAGTGCAAGATGGGGATGCGTCTGCCCAGGGAACAGAAGTGCGAGATGGGGATGCGTCTGCCCAGGCGGCAGAACCTGCCCTGTTTCTACTGGAAGTTCAACAGCAGGAGAAGCGCACATTCTGGAAGTTTGCATCGCAAGCCTCGCCAGTGCCGGAAGAAGTGCCGCTGGAAGAAGTGGAAGATGCAGAAAAGTTGGTCAGAGAACGGCTGGGCTTGAAAAAGAAAGACCCTCTCTCGCCGCCAAATGTCTTCCAGGCGCAAAGCATCCGCTGGGGAAGCGCGGAAAAACAAACGGTTGGCGGTCTGATGATTACGTTTGCCACAGAACGTCCGCAGTTGATGGGCGTTGCCATCCCACGAGCGACGCTGAAAGCGCGTAAGTACACCCTACAGCCCGATGATTACCTGCGTCCCCCCGAAATCCGCGCCGAATTGAAACGCCCGCACGACACTTTGCTGGGTATCTATCAACGACAGCAGGAGCTTGCCCAGCGCATGAATAGACTGACTGGCTGGCTGGTTCCTCAACGTTCACCGGAATACTCCATTCCCGGCAAAGTAGATGTTCAAACGCCGTTTGGCGCGTTGAGCGACAAGCAGTACGAAATCTGGCAGTCTATCGAGGGTTTCAAAGATGGTGAATCCGCCCGTCCCTTCACGGCCGCCGATATTGCTGTTGATGGATGCACCGAAATCGAGAAGCGCCTGACTTTGGAAATGTTTGAGGCTATGGGCTTAATCGTTCCGATTACTTTGAAACATCCAGAAAGCGGGCAACTGCTCAATCTCTATCGTCTGGCAGAATCAAATGATCGTTGGACAGGGGAGAAAAGCAACGAATGA
- a CDS encoding AAA family ATPase encodes MRLLRFYIDSYRVLSKLDVRFDPGAPQDNQERPYHLDFLVGVNGTGKSTVLRLLARIFRGVTVSFEELSDLPFILEYYREGDRHKKIYIANIHRTPDGAMQSLDRYFVCTAGGLDAPYDVESPDDEHLKDVVESELLPERIIAYTTGSEDEWLDHDQPDPQANASDRPVQLEMTAAERTLQERTGWSWVQTEKQEGKAPQFRFIRQAQLALVALAGLLLHHETEQQSPLANALKQVNFQGMAGFSLQFNLTYASVNERNQIWQRFGQHASRAIRSGGRVLMVFQPDTFARLLKEHGSALALFEQLADWYSQESPLLTKVNLFLERAKTEKQASPLHTWEWLSDGERSFLGRMCLFMLFGDVESLILLDEPEVHFNDYWKRHIVDTIHQILAGKRKPHRSHLLIATHSSISLSDVPKEDVVVLRRSGMLTDTMSMPSIQTFGADPSDIMVHVFDAPHAMGQHSVNEIEQWLGEAYQKPATERRKFLDEKLKQVSPGYWAYRIRREMVGLP; translated from the coding sequence ATGAGGCTGTTACGTTTCTATATTGACAGCTATCGAGTGTTGAGCAAGCTGGATGTGCGCTTCGATCCTGGCGCACCACAAGACAATCAAGAGCGTCCATATCATCTGGATTTCCTGGTTGGCGTCAACGGTACCGGTAAATCCACTGTCCTGCGTCTGCTGGCGCGCATCTTTCGTGGCGTTACCGTCTCGTTTGAGGAATTAAGCGATCTGCCGTTTATTCTGGAATACTATCGCGAAGGCGACAGGCACAAAAAAATCTACATCGCCAATATCCATCGCACACCCGACGGCGCCATGCAATCTCTGGATAGATACTTCGTTTGCACCGCTGGCGGGTTAGATGCACCATACGACGTCGAAAGTCCTGACGATGAACATCTGAAAGATGTTGTCGAATCAGAACTATTACCTGAGCGCATCATTGCCTACACGACCGGGAGTGAAGACGAGTGGCTCGATCACGATCAACCCGATCCCCAGGCAAACGCTTCCGACCGACCTGTTCAATTAGAAATGACTGCCGCAGAACGCACCCTTCAGGAACGGACCGGCTGGTCGTGGGTACAAACAGAGAAGCAAGAGGGTAAAGCACCACAGTTTCGCTTCATCCGGCAGGCCCAACTGGCGCTGGTAGCGCTGGCAGGACTACTCTTGCATCACGAAACAGAACAGCAATCCCCCCTGGCAAACGCACTCAAGCAAGTCAACTTTCAAGGGATGGCGGGGTTTTCTCTGCAATTCAACCTGACTTATGCCAGCGTCAACGAGCGCAATCAAATCTGGCAGCGTTTTGGTCAACATGCCAGCCGTGCCATTCGCAGCGGCGGCAGAGTCTTGATGGTTTTTCAGCCCGATACATTTGCCAGATTGCTGAAAGAACATGGCAGCGCCTTAGCGCTTTTTGAACAACTGGCCGACTGGTATAGCCAGGAATCGCCGTTGCTTACCAAAGTTAACCTTTTCCTGGAGCGCGCCAAGACTGAAAAACAGGCAAGTCCTCTTCACACCTGGGAATGGCTCAGTGACGGCGAACGCAGTTTTCTCGGACGCATGTGCCTCTTCATGCTATTCGGCGACGTTGAGTCGCTGATCCTGCTGGATGAACCGGAAGTACACTTCAACGACTACTGGAAACGTCACATCGTAGACACGATTCACCAGATACTGGCGGGAAAAAGAAAGCCGCACCGCAGTCATCTCCTGATTGCCACCCATTCCAGTATTTCGCTCAGCGATGTTCCCAAAGAAGATGTGGTAGTGTTAAGACGTTCCGGTATGCTGACTGATACAATGAGTATGCCATCCATCCAGACCTTTGGCGCAGACCCCAGCGACATCATGGTGCATGTCTTCGACGCACCGCATGCAATGGGTCAACACAGCGTGAACGAGATCGAACAGTGGCTGGGGGAAGCCTACCAAAAGCCTGCAACGGAACGCCGGAAATTCCTGGATGAAAAGCTTAAGCAGGTTTCTCCTGGCTATTGGGCATATCGTATTCGTCGTGAAATGGTCGGACTGCCATAA
- a CDS encoding phosphoadenylyl-sulfate reductase, with product MWSSEELERLNEHFQNQPPEALLTWATQTFHPRLALTCSFSGPSGMVLLDMVARSELNITVIFLDTDLLFPETYELAALAEQRYGIPIQRRRPALSLEEQDRQEGPHLYARDPDRCCHLRKVTPLTETLRNYDAWISGIRRDQSNTRATVHLLEWNTRHNLVKINPLAFWSDRQVWTYIHTHRVPYNPLLDQGYPSIGCTPCTRPASASNPRAGRWVGFAKTECGLHTG from the coding sequence GTGTGGTCATCGGAAGAACTTGAGCGACTCAATGAACATTTTCAGAACCAACCGCCGGAGGCGCTGCTGACCTGGGCGACGCAGACATTCCACCCTCGCCTTGCGCTCACGTGCAGTTTCAGCGGACCGTCGGGGATGGTGCTGCTGGATATGGTCGCCCGATCAGAGCTTAACATAACGGTTATCTTTCTCGATACCGATCTTCTCTTCCCTGAAACATACGAACTTGCTGCGCTCGCCGAACAGCGCTACGGCATACCGATCCAGCGCCGTCGTCCCGCGTTGTCGCTCGAAGAACAGGATCGTCAGGAAGGACCGCATTTATACGCTCGTGATCCAGATCGGTGCTGTCATCTTCGCAAAGTGACGCCACTCACCGAAACACTGCGTAACTACGACGCCTGGATCAGCGGCATTCGCCGTGATCAGTCGAACACCCGTGCAACGGTTCATCTGCTGGAGTGGAACACACGCCATAACCTGGTGAAAATCAATCCACTCGCATTCTGGAGCGACCGGCAGGTCTGGACCTATATTCATACACACCGGGTTCCGTACAATCCGCTGCTCGACCAGGGGTACCCCAGTATTGGCTGTACTCCCTGCACCCGCCCTGCCAGCGCCAGCAACCCGCGCGCCGGGCGCTGGGTCGGGTTTGCCAAGACCGAGTGCGGGTTGCATACGGGGTGA
- a CDS encoding adenine phosphoribosyltransferase codes for MTTNLADLIRNIPDFPIPGIQFKDITPLLQNGAAFKEVIDTLAARYEGRALDAIVGIESRGFIFSAPLAYRLGVGMIPIRKPGKLPWETFAVEYDLEYGTNKLEMHRDALAPGARVVVIDDVLATGGTVAAACQMVEMAGAVVEEVAFLIELTFLKGRERLAKYPFFSMIQY; via the coding sequence ATGACCACCAACCTGGCCGACCTGATCCGCAACATTCCCGATTTCCCCATTCCCGGCATTCAGTTCAAGGATATCACCCCGCTGTTGCAGAACGGTGCGGCGTTCAAAGAGGTGATCGACACGCTGGCGGCGCGCTACGAAGGTCGTGCGCTCGATGCCATCGTCGGTATCGAGTCGCGTGGGTTCATCTTCAGCGCACCGCTCGCGTATCGCCTTGGGGTGGGGATGATCCCGATCCGTAAGCCGGGGAAACTGCCATGGGAGACATTTGCGGTCGAATATGATCTGGAGTACGGAACGAACAAACTTGAGATGCACCGCGATGCCCTGGCGCCGGGTGCCCGTGTCGTCGTCATCGATGATGTTCTCGCCACTGGCGGAACAGTCGCTGCGGCATGCCAGATGGTCGAAATGGCTGGCGCGGTCGTCGAAGAAGTGGCGTTCCTGATCGAACTGACGTTTCTCAAAGGGCGCGAGCGGCTGGCGAAATATCCTTTCTTTTCGATGATTCAGTATTAG
- a CDS encoding DNA adenine methylase, translated as MKRNSVPSALVRRERKRVIAFGWYGGKYSHLDWLLPLLPFCHHYCEPFGGSAAVLFNREPSPVETYNDIDGEVVNFFRVLRDDPERLVRAIGLTPFSREEFAIACEIDPALDPVERARRFYVRARQVRTGLAQSATLGRWANCKNTSRSGMAGAVSRWLGAVEDLPEIALRLLRVQIENRPAIEVIRLYDSADTLFYCDPPYIHETRGDDNAYAYEMNYEEHCELAMSLNSVRGLVAISGYECDLMNDLYPSSRWYKSVAPSKTIHSTKDKRTEILWTNYNPRTINQKTMF; from the coding sequence ATGAAAAGAAATAGTGTGCCGTCCGCGTTAGTCAGACGAGAAAGGAAGCGAGTCATTGCGTTTGGTTGGTATGGTGGCAAGTATTCACATCTTGACTGGCTCTTACCGTTACTCCCTTTCTGCCACCACTATTGCGAGCCATTTGGCGGTTCGGCTGCTGTTCTATTCAATCGAGAGCCATCTCCAGTAGAGACATACAACGATATTGATGGTGAAGTTGTAAACTTCTTTCGGGTTTTACGAGACGATCCTGAACGTTTGGTAAGGGCTATAGGTCTTACGCCCTTTTCGCGTGAGGAATTTGCCATCGCTTGTGAAATTGATCCTGCGCTCGACCCTGTTGAGCGTGCAAGGAGATTTTATGTACGCGCTCGTCAGGTGCGCACAGGCTTAGCCCAATCTGCAACGCTTGGGCGATGGGCTAACTGCAAAAATACGAGTAGATCAGGCATGGCAGGGGCCGTATCTCGCTGGCTTGGTGCAGTTGAGGATTTGCCAGAAATAGCATTGCGACTATTGCGTGTTCAGATTGAGAACAGACCCGCCATTGAAGTGATACGTTTATACGACTCGGCTGATACGCTTTTCTATTGCGATCCACCGTATATTCATGAAACTCGTGGTGATGATAATGCCTATGCTTACGAAATGAACTATGAGGAACATTGTGAATTAGCCATGTCTTTGAACTCAGTTCGAGGTCTCGTGGCCATCTCGGGTTACGAATGTGATTTAATGAATGATCTGTATCCTTCTTCCAGATGGTATAAGAGTGTAGCTCCCTCAAAAACGATACATTCAACAAAAGACAAAAGGACCGAAATTCTGTGGACAAACTATAATCCTAGGACTATTAATCAAAAGACGATGTTTTAA
- the panC gene encoding pantoate--beta-alanine ligase, whose product MRVITTIAELRTARAALQGTTGLVPTMGYLHEGHLSLVRRARAENDHVITTIFVNPTQFGPSEDLTRYPRDLPRDLALLEAEKVDLVFAPDVSEMYPPGFGTFIDVGPIAAPLEGAARPGHFRGVATVVCKLFAITSPHRAYFGQKDAQQTLVIRRMTLDLNLPVEIVVCPIVREPDGLAMSSRNVYLNPEERRAATVLFRALRAVQERFAAGERNGDALRAAMRAVIDAEPLARADYVSVADLDDLHELETVTNRALASLAVRIGTTRLIDNCVLEA is encoded by the coding sequence ATGCGCGTGATTACCACGATTGCCGAGTTGCGCACCGCGCGCGCCGCTCTCCAGGGCACGACAGGTCTTGTGCCGACCATGGGGTATCTGCACGAGGGGCATCTCTCGCTGGTGCGTCGCGCCCGTGCCGAGAACGATCACGTCATCACAACAATCTTTGTCAACCCGACGCAGTTTGGTCCTTCAGAAGACCTGACGCGCTACCCGCGCGACCTTCCGCGCGATCTGGCGCTCCTGGAAGCCGAGAAGGTCGATCTGGTCTTCGCACCGGACGTTTCTGAGATGTATCCGCCGGGGTTCGGCACTTTCATCGATGTGGGACCAATCGCTGCGCCGCTGGAAGGGGCAGCGCGCCCTGGTCATTTCCGCGGCGTTGCAACCGTCGTCTGCAAATTGTTCGCCATTACGTCGCCGCACCGCGCCTATTTTGGGCAGAAAGACGCTCAACAGACGCTGGTGATCCGCCGGATGACACTCGACCTGAACCTTCCGGTCGAGATTGTTGTCTGCCCGATTGTGCGTGAGCCGGATGGCCTGGCAATGAGCAGTCGCAATGTCTACCTGAACCCGGAGGAGCGCCGCGCTGCGACGGTGTTGTTCCGTGCACTGCGTGCAGTGCAGGAACGCTTCGCCGCTGGCGAACGCAACGGCGACGCGCTCCGCGCCGCCATGCGCGCCGTGATCGACGCCGAGCCGCTGGCGCGCGCCGATTATGTCAGCGTTGCCGACCTCGACGATCTCCACGAACTGGAGACGGTGACCAACCGCGCTCTGGCGTCGCTCGCCGTGCGGATCGGGACGACGAGATTGATCGATAATTGTGTGCTTGAGGCGTGA
- the panB gene encoding 3-methyl-2-oxobutanoate hydroxymethyltransferase: protein MRKTITDIQQMKVRGEPIAMLTAYDATIAALFDAAGVPMLLVGDSLGDNVLGFSSTVPVTIEDMVRHTAAVARGAQSALIVADMPFLTYATLEMAVAAARRLMQEGGAQAVKLEGGQAMVPIVRRLVECGVPVMGHLGYTPQSVHLFGKARVQGRSAAAARRMIEDALALEAAGAFALVLELVPAQLAAAITERLRIPTIGIGAGPHCDGQVQVFTDILGLRDDFKPRHTRRFAELAPLIRSAVAAYVAAVGERSFPTAEHSSRMDEAELREALEGLS from the coding sequence ATGCGAAAAACGATTACTGATATTCAGCAGATGAAAGTGCGCGGTGAGCCGATCGCAATGCTGACCGCCTATGACGCGACGATTGCGGCTCTCTTCGACGCTGCTGGCGTGCCGATGCTGCTGGTCGGCGACTCGCTGGGTGATAATGTCCTTGGCTTCAGTTCGACTGTTCCCGTCACAATCGAGGACATGGTGCGCCATACTGCGGCTGTGGCGCGTGGGGCGCAATCGGCGCTGATCGTCGCAGATATGCCGTTCCTGACGTATGCAACGCTGGAAATGGCTGTCGCTGCCGCGCGGCGATTGATGCAGGAGGGCGGCGCCCAGGCGGTGAAACTCGAGGGTGGTCAGGCAATGGTTCCGATTGTCCGTCGCCTGGTTGAATGCGGCGTCCCGGTGATGGGGCATCTGGGATACACGCCGCAGTCGGTTCACCTGTTTGGCAAGGCGCGCGTTCAGGGCCGATCAGCCGCCGCTGCGCGTCGCATGATCGAAGACGCGCTGGCGCTCGAAGCAGCCGGGGCGTTCGCCCTGGTGCTCGAACTGGTTCCGGCGCAACTGGCTGCCGCGATCACCGAACGGTTGCGCATCCCGACGATCGGCATCGGTGCAGGACCGCACTGCGACGGTCAGGTTCAGGTGTTCACCGATATTCTCGGATTGCGGGACGATTTCAAACCACGCCATACGCGCCGTTTCGCGGAACTGGCGCCGCTCATTCGCTCTGCCGTCGCTGCATATGTGGCGGCTGTCGGTGAGCGCAGTTTCCCCACGGCCGAACATAGCAGTCGTATGGATGAAGCGGAACTGCGCGAGGCGCTTGAAGGCTTGTCATAG